The segment TTGCAAAGAACTGCGCTTCTCACCTGTGCTCCTGGTCTTCCCGTTTTAAAGAGTCGCCCGGACCTCCGGCTGTAATCCTGAATTACTTCTTTGAAGAAGTGGTCAAGGACCCTGTATTACTTTGTGAATCCTTAGTTCTGTTTATCAGCCATGCGGCGCATCCTTATTTTCTCATTAAACAAGACTGTACCTGCTTTTGTCTCTGGACCCCTCTCATTTATCACAGTCAGGGTGAAATACCATATCTGGTTACTAAATGTGAACACTATATCTGCAATAAAGTTGCAATAATATATGTgcaacaatatacactatatgtCAATGTGCAATACTATCTCTAGTCACTAAATCACCACAGTTACTCATTCCATTTAAATTGTACTTTTTGTGAATATCAGTACTCAGTCACTTGTTGTATTTAGTTGTAAAATTGTTCTTTATAGTCTTATAATCTTATTTATTGTCTGTGgttatatgtttgtttttctaacaCAAGTCAGGAGCAGTGCTCCTAATTTGGTTGTATGCAGAAAAATACAGTGACAATAAAGGCGTTTAATTCAATTCAGAGCTCAAAACTGTGTTCTAAACTCTCCTGGTATGCCTTGTATTTAAGAGCTCTCTTTACATTTAGTTTTTGAAGATCACAAGTCAAGGGCTGTGAGCGAAGCAGGGCTTTGGTTCAAATAGAGTATTCGTTAAAACCTTAGAAATGCACGGAACAAAAAAGAGCTTGTTTAACTGCCCTCTCAGAGAATGAACAGATGGTCCTAATGATCTGACTCAACCATGCACCTTTGGGGTTGCTTCGCAGGTGTTGTATGAATCTTGCCACCTTTCTGAATAGTTATGGCACTCGTTCTCCAAGACTGGCCTTTGTCCAGCTACTGTCACCTCATTTTGccaaaatataaaagtttttgcCTTCATTTTTCCCaactatttcttctttttttgtcccTTTCAGGTGCTCTATCATATGCTGAGCTGGGTACAAGTATTAAAAAGTCTGGTGGCCATTACACGTACATTCTGGAGGCGTTCGGTCCGAAAATGGCTTTTATGAGAATGTGGGTTGACATGATTGCCATTAGGTCAGTAAATCCTCATTCATCCTCCGTCTTCATCGTCAGGCCCCTTGAGAACTTCcagaataaacaaacacaatCCATTAAATGCCCAAAATAAACACAAGCAAGCACAGTGAACAAATCTCCCTGATCAAGgttatttctcaatattactgctGGGCTCCAGTAGTCATAGAATAAAACCCAGAGATGAAGTGTCTTATGACAATAAACAAGCCATCATAGAGGTTCTCACCCAAAGGCTCAAGGGCTGGATTCAGTAGGTTCAAATGTAATCACAACATCAACAAGATGAACATCTGTAGCTGTAGTTTGAAAGCAAACCAGCATCACTTGTTCAGTGATTTTAACAGAAAAACGCAAGACAAGATTTTCTTTCAAAATCATGATTCATTACAATGATTATACTTCTACATCAGAACACCAATATATCAGAGTGATTACAGGATGTTCAGTATAGGACACTGAGCATTTATTTTCTCATCTTGAAGACCTGCAGGTTTGGCTGTGATCGGTCTGGCATTTGGCCGCTATATTTTAGAGCCCATCTTCATGCCATGTGGAGTTCCTGAAATTGCCATTAAATTGGCCACAACAATCGGACTCAGTAAGCATGAGTTAATTTATATAATTGATATATTTGTATATAGTGCTGCTTGATTACAGTGTGTCTGTATGGCCTGGCGTATGTGGAATATTAATTATTGTATATTCTGCTTCATTGCAGCTGCGGTAATGTATCTTAACAGCATGAGTGTAAGCTGGACTGCCAGAATCCAGGTCTTCCTCACATTCACCAAGCTGCTCACTATTGCCGTTATCATTGTTCCAGGAGTATATCTACTTTTCAAAGGTATTTAGTTTGtatgatgctttaaaaaaaatgatggtcTTTTGAATAAAAGATAAATGCAGTATTTACAATTCATAAATGGGACACAGTGTACTGTattgatatatattaatattactatttattattaatattatcaataattaatatatatatatcttttatatctttttttaacaGGAGTTTTACCTGTAATTATAATTTTAGACTCGTGTTTTAAGGTTAAcagaaatgtctgtaaaattgCTAAATGttctggcagaaaattaccagtgcatttccctttttttttttttacacaccaacattaatcaaaagtgatcaaaagtgaccgtaaagacacttatgattttacagtttttttttcaattaaagacAACATTTTATGTTGTTCATCACAGATTTAATCAAATATCACTATTAATTATATAgaccccccccccaatatttaattttccatttagaTAATGTTGAAATCACCATTAATTTGgattaatataaactaaaattaGAGAAAACATACTGTAAGGCTGTGTTAGCTTACCATAATGCTAATAATTTGCCACTGGTTTCATCTGCAGGGGAGACCAAAAACTTTGAGAATGCATTTGAGGTCAGCACCGTACATTTGTCAGGACTTCCTCTCGCCTTCTACTCAGGGATGTTCGCCTATGCCGGCTGGTGAGGCGACCTTGAACCTCCTAATTCCACACAAATCCAATAATGCCTATAAagtctttaaatacatttttggccTCTCACAGGTTTTACTTGAATTTTGTGACTGAGGAGGTGGAGAATCCTGAGAGGTTAGTGACTGGATAATAACAATTATGATTTTAATTCAGCTGTTTCTCGCATGGAAAACCAAACCGCAGTGATGACTTAGGTGTTAATTTCCATTCCCCAGGACAGTGCCTCTTGCCATCTGCATCTCCATGGTGATAGTAATGATCTGTTACACAATGACAAACGTGGCATATTACACTGTGATGTCAGCAGAAGAGCTGTTAGCCTCCGATGCCGTAGCTGTGGTGGGTCACTCCCTGTCTGCTTCTATCACACATCTTATTTATTAACAACAGCAGCTGCAAAATCCAAGATCCTCAAAGTTTTTCATGTAGCAGCAgtaactggatctttttttaagaaagagagacagataagGATACTATCTTTATAAATGAGTTCAAGCAATTTGCAGTAGTGGCTGTAATAGTCTACACCTTCTTCCTCAGCAAAGTAAATGTGATTCTATAAAGCAAATGGCTCTAAATGCCTGTCTGCTTCTCTGCTGGAGTAATCATACATCTCTCACAAATAACTGACAGCACCAGAATCTGTGCGCAGAGATCTCCCGCTAGGCTCTGAAATGCTCTAAAAGCTTTCTCATCTTGTTAGACGTCTGTAAATATAAAGCCTTACTGCACTGATTATTCATACACACCAACAAGTCTAAAAATTGAAGATCaatgttgtttttctattttgtttcaCAAAATGCGTTCCTTTTTCTCACCGCCATCCACTCTCTTTTCATCTCTTCCCTCTCTatccattcatctttccctcCCCAACAGACTTTTGCAGAGAAACTGATGGGAAACTTCTCTTTTGCAGTTCCAGTTTTTGTGGCTCTGTCTTGCTTTGGGTCCATGAATGGATGCCTTTTTGCTATCTCAAGGTGTGCATCTCAGTTTTGAGTCTTTCGTTtcctcattttaattttaaaatatagtgaTTAAGGTTTTAGGTAAATCAGGAAACAACTGTCGGTTAAGTGTGAAAATACCAACCCAATCTAATGAGAAAACTTGCAAATTGCTGTAAGAGTCTTTTGACAATTACACTTAGATTATGAAAAAGCAATCTAATTGAATTTAGTTTTTGGGCATCTTTCAAGTCTTAAGTTTCAGAATATCGACTTTTTTGTAGGTCTTGGTTTGTATTTCTACAGTGGATGTTTTAACACGGTTTAAAATTGTGTCTCTCATCCACAGAATGTTCTTTGTGGCCTCTCGAGAAGGTCAGCTTCCTGAAGTTCTCGCTATGATTCACATACGCCGACACACGCCATTACCTGCTGTGATAGTCCTGGTGAGTCATTGACGCACACATGCCCCACTCAGTGGTCACCTGTCACTGATACTAATGTACAGCTGAACAAAACAATTTGCAGCACTATTTCTTTACACATGTTGAGCATTTCAAGTATCAGTGTTCAGTGATGATAAAAAACATAACTATACACATATTTACACATTTGAACATTTGGAAATAAATATGTGCTAACTGTCAAAAGGCTCAGAAGATCTtcaaaaatgaacagaaaaacattcattttacagGAGCACTTCAGAGAGCATGTATTTTTCAtgcttacattttttatatgactTTCTAAAAGTGCTTATCTTTCTTTCAGTATCCAATCACACTACTGATCCTCTTCCTAGGGGACATCTACAGCCTGCTGAACTTTATGAGCTTCCTGCGCTGGTTGTTCATCGGGGTTGCTGTCATCGGCCTCATCTACATGCGCTACACACGCCCTGATATGCCCCGACCATTTAAGGTCACCTGCTTTTCTATGCTGCCAGCCCATTATCTTATATCTCAGACATCTCTAATGTAATATAATGGTTAAGGATTTAGTGGTTGGGAATACACAGTAGATTTAATTCTAAGGTGTAGGTTAGCAGAGGTGAGCGAAGAGGTGGAAAGCTATTGAGATCTCAGTTGTACTCTGTCACTTTGTTATCGTGTCCACTTAATCTTAGGTTGCTCCAGGGTGCCTTTCTCTGGGATTGGTCAACTGGTGGTTATTTTGGATGAAAAGTGCCCAGTATACTGTAAAGTCACCATGAACAAACTGAGCTGACATTTTTGATGCACTGAGTACCcatccccccaacccccccccatGTAATTTTATCTAAGCATTTAATTGGTCATAATGAAATAGTTTGGCTGATCAAACTAGAAGAGGCTGGGTGTAAACATGGAAATTATTTCATGATATGACTGTGGGTGGAAATTGAAATTGAAGATTTTACAGATATCCATAACAGTGGGCCAAATATGATACTTAAAGGAAATGAaactcttctgaaaaaaaaaaaactgtacagttCACAATGAAAGGGCCATTCAAGCTTTAAAAAGGACACCCAAGCACTAGAAAAGCATAATGAAAATGGTTCACtcactatatttcaagtcttctgtaATCATATGATTTATGAGGAACAGACCTACATACAGTCTAAACTGGAAAACACACTCTTTCTAAAGTCCAAAGAGCAACGTTTTAATATAGTCCCTCTTTAtctttgtgtttttctctttctcaggTCCCTATTTTCATCCCTGCTGTGTTCTCCCTCACCTGCTTCTTCATGGTCTTCCTTTCTCTATATTCAGATCCAATTAATACTGGTATTGGCTTCGCCATCTCTCTCACAGGGATCCCTGCATACTACATATTCATCCACTGCGAAAGAAAACCCAAATGGTTACAGAAATTCTCAGGTCAGAGGTTACAAAAATGCAAATGGCAAAAGCATAAAACTTTTGAATATGTGCAAAAGTCGATTTTTCTCTAGTTTCACATTAATGCTTCTTATAATGATGCCTGACATTCCAAACAATTTTTGATTATTTGACCAAGGTGTTATTCTCATGTAAAAATATTCTCcagacatttatataaaaaaaatactcattATGCACAAATTATAGaatatatagagatatatattCCATATTATATCATACAgaatattataatatgatataattataatatcataAAACCTATGCTAATTAGTTGGCAGGCTTGCTAATTAATGTTTTTTCCCTCCTGTTTCTCAGATTCTGTGAACAGATCACTACAAATCATCCTAGAAGTGGTTCCTGCCGATCAATGACCATCATCCTTTTTCTctgtgcatgtacagtatgtgcgtAGGCTATACGGTATCTGTTCATTCACTTAGTATCTAGTACTGTAGTTCTCAGCTGGTGGGTCATGACCAAAAATGGGCACATTTGTGTTGACAGCAGAGAGAGAACAAtcctaaatgcaaataataaaatgcaactgaagCTAAACCAGTTGAGACCTACTGCTGTCTGTATCGAAAATGAAATACAGTATCTCAAATGTCTCTGCTTCGGTCCACCCTGAGAAAGAGACATAACACTGTCATTTCAACACATTATTCAATTTCCAATGCTATGAATCACCTAATGTGACATAGCATAAATTCCATGCATTTCACTGGTGATTTAAGACCTTGTCCAACTTTCCTCTTCCACTTATTCAATTTGCACTGCTATATCTTTATACGCGTCAATGTCACAGACGTCATAACAAGTGAAACAACTGAGGTGTGACTCAAGAATGGGCTCAGCCAGGGATTTGGACATGATAACCTGTTTCACTCTCCTCAGTGGCTGAGATATTTGAAATTCTGTTATACAGGCATGACTGTACAAACTGAATAATGGCTATGTAGGGTATTTGTAGGGTGTAGGATCTTGTCTGACCAATGGGCTTTCTAGAACATCTCACATACACTACAGTGATATTTCTGTATACGATACACtagataatttatttttattgattataaTGCTGTTTTATTGTACCATGGAGAATACCTCTACAGTGCACTGATTCAAGTTGATTATCACTccagaattgttttttaaaacttATTAACAATTTACTTGCCCATTCACCTTGAAAAATGAATGCTATTTATGATCGGTTTACTCCCAAATGAATTGATAGCTATGATTTTGCACATTAACATTGTGcatgtttaaatactgaatcaccCACAATCTGATAGGACACCAGCGTACTTGATTATGTCTGGGTTTATTAAATCAgcattatgtaatattattatgactgtttcagaaaaaaagtgtttgagaCACTTACATTCACTGGTATATTTTTTGCACAGCATATTTTGTAAAACTATATTGACTACTACTGTAGAAACAATTTTGTAAAGCTGCAAGAAAACTTTGTATGACCAATTCTACCAAATTAAATAAATCTACATGTCTTTATCTCTGCTATTGTTGCAGAAAATCTTTCTATGATGTTGTTTTACAGGAAATCAGACTAAAAACAGAAGCTGGCAAATTACAGAATTTCTCAAAAAATACGATTTTTTTCAGAGGGACTtttcttattatatataaataaatatctaaatattgtaAAGTTTTTGGaatatcattattaatttttACACCAAATCTCTGTTCATAAACATCCATATTTCATTACACACTGCCCTATGAACATGCAGTCAGTAAATAGACAAACCTAAAATATCATAGTTATGGTTCCTGGTTCGGATATAACCAAACAATTACTCACCAAATCAGTTGTGAACTTTATAATGACTATGAACACATCATTGATTGAGTCTAATTCAAACTACAAACTCACAAGTGAGGTTGAGACAGTTTTGTGAATCATTTTGTTTGACTCATTACAAAGAACCTTCTCATAAAAGTCAAATGGTTGCAAATCTGACAAAACACCTCACACTGTGCTCATTGTAGGGTGTAGGAAACACTGATGAAAACTTCTGGTGAAACCACTTAAGTGCTAACAAATGTATAGATTTTAGATTCAAAATTCAAGAGTAGATTTAATTCTAACAATCAatctgcttttttctttttcttttttttacattttggccaTTTATATCACACTTTAGAGTCCTGTATTAGCTGATTTACTTCCCTCCCTGGATGTCGACACACTCAATACAAAAAAACTCAATCCATCTGCTAGTCCAATTATAGATTATTCTTCACTAAATAAAAATTTTGCATGAACTGCTTCATCTAAAAGAAATTACAGTCTAACCACATACAAAGTGGTAATCTGGACCATGTGGTGTCCTGACATGACCTGAAAGTGGTTAGAAGGTCTTGGTGTATAGTAGGCCGTAGATTGTACATGACAGGAAATATAAAGCTGAAAGCAGAAAATGTGTTCTTGTTTCACACTATGAGGATTTTGATCAATAAACAGGTCTCACTTCACAGAGTCTGTTGTTGCAGAAAGAGAGCAGTCAATGAAATAACAGTAGACATGCAAAACCCAactcacagtgtttgtgtgtgtggataagTTTTTGGCATTTCAAGGGATCTAGGAGCAGAATGATTGATCCATTCCACTAGGATGATTGCATTACTCCTCTAATACTTCAACGGCTTACTGAGCCTCCCCGAGAAGATGAgaatacagaaagaaagaaaacagagaCAGCTGAGGAAGAAAATGCTACTTCACCCACACAATCATATCAATGTGAGTTATGCTTGTATGTTATAGTCAtcaccagtatgtgtgtgtgtgtgtgttggcaccACCAGGGATTCCATATCGCAAGCAACACAGCTCAAATGACTTTGTGAATAAACTGAAGCTGGTGAACCAGGATTGAGTGCCAACGAAGTaagacacacacgcaaacacacttgAGTGAACATACATCCCTGCCATTGTTGGAGAACTGCCCAGTACAACAACATCAAGAGGAGGCCAGCTCCAGAGATGGGCATAATGCCATTACAACAGGAAGGATCATGTCTGCACATACCAGTTCATTCACACAGTCTGTACGAATGGTGGAGGTGTACAGCTTGGTTAGCAGAGTTATACATCAAAAGCTGGCTGCAGCAATCTTCACCGGAACATGAGGAACATATTCCCCAATGCTAATCTAGACATAAAGGACAGAATGGAATAACTAGAAGACATTAGAATTGACCTTAACATTATTTAAGCAAGTACAGGTTCAAAATGATGGAATGTGGAGATTGGAATGACAGACTGGGATTTTTTAGGGAAtatcaggcacacacacacacacacacacacacacacacacacacacacacacacacacatatatatatatatatatatatatatatatatatatatatatatactacattcATTAACAAGTGCatttagtgagtgagtgtgtgtaaaataaataaataaataattattattattgcagacGGGCTTTTCAACCATTTTCCTGTTGTTACTTCTGCAGTTCCAGCTGCTGTCACATGGGGGCGAGAGAGTAAAGCTCAACAACCAGGCCTCCATACCTGGGAGAGCTAAGAAGAGGTTGTGTTTTGCCAGATCTCCATCGATCAATAAGACACAGCAGCTGCTGCTCACAACAACAAATAACTTTGTGATCTATAATGCATTTTCTAATTCGTGCATCTGCACACCCGTTCATCTCCGTGATCGGCTTCACGATGAAGATCAATGGCTTCTTCAGTCCCTGAAGACAGGGTCATGATTCTGCCTGACAATAAGACAGTGGGACTGATTTACACTTTCCTGTACTCTCTTTTAAGACCACTGGTTGCTGTCACATTTAAGACACTTTTACAGCTATTAAACCATCCATCCAGGGCCATAACCACCACAGGCATGAAGAAAGATGAGTTgctttaaatatttagatttgtgGTAAATCAAAGTGGTTTTGTACATCACAGTTTACGAGTTTTGGGTTAACTTTCTTCCTTTCAATCAGCCCAGTTAAAAATGCGGTTACCACAACATGCAGAAGCCTGTTATTTGTAAAAATCTTCTATAGTGGGTTTCTTTTGGGAAGACATGGATCTCAATTACATCAACTGGAGAAATGGAACATGAAATGAGATAGTGAGGCCCATGTTATATCAGCTTGGTAAACATGTGCACCCTTTGCATGTGTAACTAGCTTAAGTAAATgcattcattaacattaacacatTTGTTACTACAACAGATCCATTCTCAACCATCCTTATCCTGTACCTTAAAAATTAGATCTTTTTAGGTTGGTCACTTCATAGTcaattgtgaaatactatatcAAAACTgcctacatttatgcatttgatagACTCTTTTACGCAACGTGATTTATTATGATCAGTCCACACATTCCCTGTGAACCAAACCCATGACCTCGGTATTGTGTGCACCATGCTCGATTGTTTGACACTACAGTAAGATATATCTGCCATCTTAAATAAGAATATTCATGTATTATGAGTGTGTGGTGATAATATGAAAAGAGACACAGGGTGACTAGCTAAAGATTGCATGTTCCATCACAGTCCATTTCCATATTGTCTGTGTAACAGACTCGGTGCGTGACTAGCACATTTGTATATTGTGAATGTCCATTTGTCCGTTCTATAAATCTGGATGTCTATGTGTAAGTTTTTATGCTGTGACTGACAAACAAAGTCACCAAAATTACTTACACTCCATCTCTTACAGAGTGATTTGCGCCTCCCTGACATTTCATCAGCCTTGGGGtgtctgtgcatgtgtatgtgtgttgattTTGATGGTGCAGATATAAATGCAACTCACCAGATTATCCTGGTATAAAATAAGTACATGTTTGTCATGCTTGTATTTAAGGGAGTTCATACAAAGTACATACACACAATGGAATGGGATTTGACACCTCACATTCTGATGATATGCAAGAAAAAGTTATGCACTCACTGTGCACCTGGAGAATAATTTACCAATACTGTGTGTCTTgttttgtgtgtgcatatattaaatgcattacaTACTACATACACAAATGCATAAGGATATATGACATTATACTAGTGAGAGCACTGTCCTGCAGTGTAACAtgctattaatattaatattccataataaaatattttgacaatTATACTGCATGCAATTGGCATAAACTCATATTAATTAAAAACGACATggtacattcatttttttaagaatCATACCTTTTTACAactcaataattacaataaactgtaAAAAGGGTGATTATAATGGTAAAAAAGAGCCCATGTTTTAGCATGTACATTAGCTTTAAGGTCATCTTCACTCTAGCATACTCCTAAAAGCTGAATTATgcagaaatacatattttaaaatgtacagtcttaaaacacagcaaaaatattgatgactcaaGCAATACACagttttttgtccaatcaaaaaaaaaaaaaaaaaaagcactctaGTCAAAAGAATATCTCTCAGATAGATTAGTAACAACTAAAACCTACTGgctggcaaaaaaagaaaaaaagaataaataaataaatatataaataaataaataaataaatagataaatattcaGACTTATCTTAATGCTGAATGTCCAAGCTAACTTCAGTGTTAACTTCCCATGTGCTAACTATACCTGCAGACCTTCCTTAGACCTTATAAATTATTGATCATGTTTATGTGCttgcttatgcaaaaaaaaaaaaaaaaaaaaaaattatatatatatatatatatatatatatatatatatatatatatatatatatatatatatatatatatatatatatatatatatatatatatttatctgtgtGTTTGCAGGCTCATGTGTCCAGTGTAACGGTAAGTACTACAGCTTGCCCATTATTTATGTTGCATTACTATTTATCCCTTTTGCTTGTGCACAGTGGTGCTCATTTGTCATGAAAAGGACACCGAACATGAATCTATTATTGCAGACatccacacacatgcatgcacgtgCACACACAAACTTTATTGAAATTCTTATTTAAAGAATACCACTTTTCAGACACATCTGGTGTAGTTTCATGGACTAATTCTGAAGTACCTTCATCTTAATTCAATTTTTCCAATTCCAGACATACATGATTAACAGAAACTGTAAgtgtaaatgaagaaaaaaacagtgGTAAACCCAGAATGGCAACAAAGAAAGGGAATGCACAAATGAAAAGAGCTGTCAAAGCATGTTGAAGTCAATATATAAAttcaaaacatgacatttataaaaatttatgtatttaaacaggaaataaaacaacaacactacCATATATCTGTGGTGTCACCACTTATGTTTTGAGTTAAGTGAGGTCAATGATTTCCAGGATTCACATACCAAGAATTCATCAACTGGGGATTATATCTGATAATAAAAGACAGACAGAATCAAAACCAGATTGTGAAACAAATTCAAGAAGAAAAAGACATACATTTGTGTGAGTGTAGACAATACAGGCATCACGTGAAAGCCATATGAAAATAATCTGCTGTCTATTGGAGTGACACTACAGTTGGTAACTTCCCAGTGCCCTCAGACAAATGTTCCTATTGTTTTCAGTGTCTTCAGAGAAATGCACATACTTTTTCATTGTACATacaaagttcatttattttaaactctATATACTCTCTGAAGATACTGTCTCTGCCCATCCCTTGCCCTTAGGCAGTTGTCTGCAGGGTGGGCCAGAAA is part of the Carassius carassius chromosome 33, fCarCar2.1, whole genome shotgun sequence genome and harbors:
- the LOC132113744 gene encoding cystine/glutamate transporter-like, with the protein product MPRRTVSVPHPTGDPTPSNFAEKDPLKSNGDPHARAPEERVELRKKVTLLRGISIITGTIIGAGIFISPKGILKNSGSVGMSLVVWIACGILSLFGALSYAELGTSIKKSGGHYTYILEAFGPKMAFMRMWVDMIAIRPAGLAVIGLAFGRYILEPIFMPCGVPEIAIKLATTIGLTAVMYLNSMSVSWTARIQVFLTFTKLLTIAVIIVPGVYLLFKGETKNFENAFEVSTVHLSGLPLAFYSGMFAYAGWFYLNFVTEEVENPERTVPLAICISMVIVMICYTMTNVAYYTVMSAEELLASDAVAVTFAEKLMGNFSFAVPVFVALSCFGSMNGCLFAISRMFFVASREGQLPEVLAMIHIRRHTPLPAVIVLYPITLLILFLGDIYSLLNFMSFLRWLFIGVAVIGLIYMRYTRPDMPRPFKVPIFIPAVFSLTCFFMVFLSLYSDPINTGIGFAISLTGIPAYYIFIHCERKPKWLQKFSDSVNRSLQIILEVVPADQ